In Stieleria varia, one genomic interval encodes:
- a CDS encoding 4Fe-4S dicluster domain-containing protein: MTQSRESRSDAEEDDRTARTKSSAIKRIAFAALWLPAFLWTLLFRPARANQSRRDLLQGRFWRLIPSDRFVPLVTRLPKPHQPEPATQPPRSIGGINIDPVPPTDLGNRSVSRTIPVHRPPGAIDEFQFLTGCTRCGDCLTACPYDAIVQAPDRLGNIAGTPVIEADTSACMMCEDFPCIASCKPGVLIDTIPPIMGTARVIEHLCLAHHHTTCTVCSERCPVEGAIEVTQGKPIVIEDTCTGCGVCRYVCPAPENAILLMPAFERPSKKG, encoded by the coding sequence TTGACGCAAAGTCGCGAGAGCCGGAGTGATGCAGAGGAGGACGACCGTACTGCCAGGACGAAGTCGTCGGCGATCAAGCGAATCGCCTTTGCTGCTCTTTGGCTTCCCGCTTTTCTCTGGACGCTTCTATTCCGCCCCGCTCGCGCCAATCAAAGCCGCCGCGATCTACTCCAAGGACGTTTCTGGCGACTGATTCCGTCGGACCGGTTTGTACCGTTGGTCACTCGGCTACCCAAACCGCACCAACCAGAGCCAGCGACGCAGCCACCACGCAGCATCGGTGGCATCAATATCGACCCGGTGCCGCCGACTGATCTTGGCAACCGATCGGTATCGCGAACCATCCCTGTGCATCGTCCGCCGGGAGCGATCGACGAATTTCAATTCCTCACCGGATGCACCCGATGTGGCGACTGCCTCACCGCGTGCCCTTATGACGCGATTGTCCAAGCACCCGATCGACTCGGAAATATCGCCGGCACGCCTGTCATCGAAGCCGACACTTCCGCGTGCATGATGTGCGAAGACTTTCCTTGCATCGCATCGTGCAAGCCTGGTGTGCTGATCGACACGATCCCGCCGATCATGGGCACCGCCCGTGTGATTGAGCACCTATGCTTGGCTCATCACCACACCACTTGCACCGTGTGCAGCGAACGTTGCCCCGTCGAGGGCGCCATTGAAGTCACTCAAGGCAAGCCGATCGTCATCGAAGACACCTGCACCGGATGCGGAGTATGCCGCTACGTATGTCCGGCACCCGAAAACGCCATCCTGCTGATGCCCGCCTTTGAGCGGCCGAGCAAGAAAGGGTAG
- a CDS encoding nitrate reductase cytochrome c-type subunit — protein MMRRLAPIFFSCIIAIAVVGFFVGIMDGVPQPDGLHEPALVAKFDNEKIEENPKLIPAVSYADIAETPMGPTKAWQAQRQSLSQPQYDLYAKIEPSKSEKEASGKLRASRRAFNGAPPIIPHPIENTTDAACYACHGSGVQMAGLKASVMSHPFLGNCTQCHAPMPPAPFQDAGTSVESSFVGLPAPKAGKRAYQGAPPTIPHSQWMRENCNACHGGPNGWAGMESTHPWRTNCTQCHAPSATLDQMPEAEWYGPESVPMLPPLDVVTK, from the coding sequence ATGATGCGACGACTTGCACCGATCTTTTTTTCCTGCATCATCGCCATCGCGGTGGTCGGTTTCTTTGTCGGCATCATGGACGGTGTGCCGCAACCTGACGGTTTGCATGAACCGGCGCTCGTCGCGAAATTCGACAATGAAAAGATCGAGGAAAATCCGAAGCTTATCCCCGCGGTGTCGTACGCCGACATTGCCGAAACACCGATGGGTCCGACGAAGGCCTGGCAAGCCCAGCGGCAATCGTTGTCGCAGCCGCAGTACGATCTCTACGCCAAAATCGAGCCGAGCAAATCGGAGAAAGAAGCGTCCGGCAAACTTCGGGCGTCGCGTCGCGCCTTCAACGGTGCTCCGCCGATCATTCCGCACCCGATTGAAAACACGACAGACGCAGCTTGTTACGCTTGTCATGGTAGCGGCGTGCAGATGGCGGGCTTAAAAGCCAGCGTGATGTCTCACCCGTTCCTGGGCAATTGCACTCAGTGTCACGCACCGATGCCGCCGGCACCGTTCCAAGACGCTGGCACATCGGTCGAATCGAGTTTTGTCGGACTGCCGGCACCGAAAGCAGGCAAGCGAGCGTACCAGGGAGCACCGCCGACAATCCCACACTCACAGTGGATGCGCGAGAACTGTAACGCGTGTCACGGCGGACCCAACGGATGGGCCGGAATGGAATCAACGCACCCGTGGCGAACCAACTGCACCCAATGCCACGCCCCCTCTGCAACGCTGGACCAAATGCCCGAAGCGGAATGGTACGGTCCGGAATCTGTGCCGATGCTGCCACCACTGGATGTCGTTACAAAATAG
- a CDS encoding molybdopterin-dependent oxidoreductase produces the protein MDAKRRSFLKSAAMAAAGSMVAGNTSLPVVHADQAVDDLPTGEGMTWNKAPCRFCGTGCHVQVGVEDGRVVAIAGDKAADVNKGLLCVKGYHVGGILYGKDRLTNPLLRKDGKLTEIEWDEAIETIAKRIFDSPQTFAFYGSGQWTIPEGYAAQKFMKGGLGNNHIDPNARLCMASAVTGFLATYGVDEPAGCYQDLDECDVLITWGNNPAEMHPVLFSRVTDRRSRGETVRIIDIGTRKTRTTDAANDYLEMKPHGDVAISLGIMHLLIENNNYDKSFVEKHCNFRGAEELTPTLQGEQISEAEFRKRIAKYTPERVEELSGVPADQIRMLADLFGNHDIRITSLWCMGMNQHTMGTAINSLVHGVHLLSGHFGRPGDAPTSLTGQPSACGTVREVGTLAHALPGGRVVANPEHREQCEGFWNLSPGSINATPGYHTVKMFEQFTKPTSQGGDITTMFVQVTNPGQTLPNLNALFNDKQGLEDKFLIVSDVYPTATTVLADLILPAAMWVEKNGVYGNSERRTQQWFKMVDPPGEARDDCWMTIAIAHKLFEMGYEGMKDKDGEFIFAVKNEAGEEIPIWEFDHYYDTNVDKHLFEEYRQFTTMKHKNLAPYDEYVKARGLRWPVVEQDDGSWRETKFRFSGFDDPFVTAGQEFDFYHSSTNDGRAQIWFHEYAPPPEMPDEEFPMWLCTGRVLEHWHSGTMTRRVSQLSRAMPTAYLEMNPEDAKAANIRQGERVIVESRRGKCELPVWIDGRGRPPRGTIFVPFFDETKLINNCTLDAHDPFSKQPDYKKCAARVKKLAEAPS, from the coding sequence ATGGATGCCAAACGTCGCAGTTTCTTGAAGTCAGCCGCGATGGCGGCGGCCGGTTCGATGGTCGCGGGCAACACATCGTTGCCGGTGGTTCACGCCGACCAAGCCGTTGACGATTTGCCGACGGGTGAAGGCATGACGTGGAACAAGGCGCCGTGTCGTTTCTGCGGGACCGGTTGCCACGTGCAAGTCGGCGTGGAAGATGGACGCGTCGTTGCGATTGCCGGTGACAAGGCCGCCGACGTCAATAAGGGATTGTTGTGCGTCAAAGGCTATCACGTCGGCGGCATCCTTTATGGCAAAGACCGCCTGACCAATCCGCTGCTCCGCAAAGACGGCAAGCTGACGGAAATTGAATGGGACGAAGCGATCGAAACGATCGCCAAACGTATCTTTGATTCCCCTCAGACATTCGCATTTTATGGCAGCGGGCAATGGACGATCCCCGAAGGCTATGCTGCTCAAAAGTTTATGAAGGGCGGCCTGGGCAATAATCACATCGACCCCAACGCACGACTCTGCATGGCGTCGGCCGTGACCGGTTTCTTGGCAACCTACGGAGTCGACGAACCGGCCGGTTGCTATCAAGATCTCGACGAGTGTGACGTGCTGATCACCTGGGGTAATAACCCGGCTGAAATGCACCCGGTGTTGTTCTCGCGCGTTACCGACCGGCGATCGCGCGGCGAGACGGTTCGCATTATCGACATCGGCACTCGGAAAACACGCACAACCGATGCGGCCAACGATTATCTGGAAATGAAGCCGCACGGCGACGTGGCAATCTCGCTGGGCATCATGCATTTACTCATCGAGAACAACAACTACGACAAGTCATTCGTCGAGAAACACTGTAACTTCCGCGGCGCCGAAGAACTGACGCCGACGCTGCAGGGCGAACAGATCAGCGAAGCAGAGTTTCGCAAACGCATCGCCAAGTACACGCCGGAACGGGTCGAAGAACTGTCGGGCGTGCCTGCGGATCAGATCCGAATGCTGGCTGACTTGTTCGGTAACCACGACATCCGCATCACATCGCTGTGGTGCATGGGGATGAATCAACACACAATGGGCACCGCGATCAATTCGTTGGTTCATGGTGTTCACTTGCTATCGGGCCATTTCGGTCGGCCCGGCGACGCGCCGACCAGCCTGACCGGTCAACCTTCGGCGTGCGGCACGGTTCGCGAAGTTGGCACGCTTGCGCACGCGTTGCCTGGTGGTCGTGTTGTTGCCAATCCAGAGCACCGCGAGCAATGCGAAGGGTTCTGGAACTTGTCGCCCGGCAGCATCAACGCCACCCCCGGATATCACACGGTGAAGATGTTCGAGCAGTTCACGAAACCGACATCCCAGGGCGGGGACATCACGACGATGTTCGTGCAAGTCACCAACCCCGGCCAGACGCTGCCGAACTTGAACGCGTTGTTCAACGACAAGCAAGGTCTCGAAGATAAATTTCTAATCGTCAGCGATGTGTACCCGACCGCGACGACTGTTTTGGCCGATTTGATTTTGCCTGCGGCGATGTGGGTGGAAAAGAACGGCGTGTATGGCAACAGTGAACGGCGAACGCAGCAATGGTTCAAAATGGTCGATCCGCCCGGTGAGGCTCGCGATGATTGCTGGATGACGATCGCGATCGCGCATAAGTTGTTCGAGATGGGCTACGAAGGGATGAAAGACAAGGACGGCGAGTTCATCTTCGCGGTGAAGAACGAAGCCGGGGAAGAAATTCCCATTTGGGAGTTTGATCATTACTACGATACCAACGTCGATAAGCATCTGTTTGAGGAGTACCGTCAATTCACGACGATGAAGCATAAGAACCTCGCGCCGTACGATGAATACGTGAAAGCACGCGGGTTGCGTTGGCCGGTCGTTGAGCAAGATGACGGATCGTGGCGAGAAACCAAATTCCGGTTCTCGGGGTTTGACGATCCGTTTGTCACCGCGGGACAAGAGTTCGATTTCTATCATTCCTCGACCAACGACGGCCGCGCCCAGATTTGGTTCCACGAATATGCTCCGCCACCGGAGATGCCTGATGAGGAGTTTCCGATGTGGCTGTGTACCGGTCGCGTGCTGGAGCATTGGCATAGCGGCACGATGACGCGACGCGTTTCACAACTCTCTCGGGCGATGCCGACGGCCTATCTCGAAATGAATCCGGAAGACGCCAAGGCAGCCAATATCCGCCAAGGCGAACGGGTGATCGTCGAGTCACGTCGCGGGAAATGCGAGTTGCCGGTCTGGATCGATGGTCGTGGTCGCCCACCACGCGGAACAATCTTCGTTCCCTTTTTTGACGAAACGAAGCTGATCAACAACTGCACGCTGGACGCTCACGATCCGTTTTCTAAACAGCCGGACTACAAGAAATGCGCCGCGCGCGTGAAGAAACTGGCCGAGGCGCCGTCATGA
- a CDS encoding chaperone NapD, translating to MPISGLVITFASQVEEHSAAIESLHEVPEIEIGNASGSKLAIVVDSADKRRDQQIWNMVRELPGVIDLAVAMVAFDEDNETAERESIRNLE from the coding sequence GTGCCTATTAGCGGCTTGGTCATCACGTTCGCCTCGCAAGTTGAGGAGCATTCCGCGGCGATAGAATCTCTGCACGAAGTGCCCGAAATCGAAATCGGAAATGCTAGCGGCAGCAAACTAGCGATCGTTGTCGACTCGGCCGACAAACGCCGCGACCAACAAATATGGAATATGGTCCGAGAGTTACCTGGAGTGATCGACTTAGCGGTTGCCATGGTCGCATTTGACGAGGATAACGAAACCGCAGAACGAGAATCAATCAGGAATCTAGAATAA
- a CDS encoding cytochrome c3 family protein → MPRTASMLFASVVCLAVAMIFVVVGRGNTRDDSRSRRVGADQRDGADQIASNAPTAVAAEASADQNTAANTAANTGGSRHPIIIRKPTGPPRIELAGMDPQGRTGSVACSTCHAVRKPNSENVSAATLDEFHQGMTFNHGKIACYACHNPDDADTLRLADGQSIAYENVMTLCSQCHSKQAESFAHGAHGGMNGHWDLTRGPQMKNNCIDCHDPHSPTYPRMVVGFKPKDRFNAPLSHHHDHQGAESHDDH, encoded by the coding sequence ATGCCGCGAACCGCCAGTATGCTCTTTGCCAGTGTGGTGTGCTTGGCCGTTGCGATGATTTTCGTCGTCGTCGGACGAGGCAACACGCGAGACGATTCTCGCTCGCGCCGTGTCGGTGCGGATCAACGTGACGGTGCGGATCAAATCGCAAGCAATGCGCCGACGGCGGTTGCCGCGGAGGCTTCTGCCGATCAGAACACTGCGGCGAATACTGCGGCGAATACCGGCGGTTCAAGACACCCCATCATCATTCGCAAACCCACCGGCCCACCGCGGATCGAGCTGGCCGGGATGGACCCGCAAGGTCGAACCGGCAGCGTCGCTTGTTCGACCTGCCATGCCGTCCGCAAACCAAACTCGGAAAACGTGTCGGCCGCGACGCTGGACGAATTTCACCAAGGCATGACGTTCAATCACGGCAAGATCGCCTGCTATGCCTGCCACAACCCCGACGACGCCGACACCTTGCGTTTAGCCGACGGACAGTCGATCGCGTATGAAAATGTGATGACGCTGTGTTCGCAGTGCCATAGCAAACAGGCCGAGTCGTTTGCCCATGGTGCGCACGGCGGCATGAACGGGCATTGGGATCTCACTCGCGGTCCACAAATGAAGAACAATTGCATCGACTGTCACGATCCCCACTCACCGACTTATCCCAGGATGGTCGTCGGCTTCAAACCCAAAGACCGCTTTAACGCCCCGCTTAGCCATCACCACGACCACCAAGGAGCGGAATCGCATGACGACCACTGA
- a CDS encoding 4Fe-4S dicluster domain-containing protein, whose product MTTTENARKPSLPIVENFTRRAAVKGGFATLGAAAFVAAVSPLRQAAEDKSAAEFMQQHYTELSPQQKADVIARLEAEAKENYGADVTIADDRPIPGTKFVYAINLSVCNGNGKCVEACHKENNHDRDTNQSYIRVLEMPKGTMDMEKGNTTYTGAVPQDDKFYLPVQCQQCDEPPCVDVCPVKATWKEEDGIVVVDYNWCIGCRYCEAACPYHARRFNWKKPEVPADEVNPDQSYLSNRIRPVGVVEKCTYCLHRTRRGKLPACLEACPTGARVFGNILDKDSNIRWILENKRVYILKEELGTKPAFFYYFD is encoded by the coding sequence ATGACGACCACTGAGAACGCTCGCAAACCATCACTACCGATCGTCGAGAACTTCACGCGACGTGCGGCTGTGAAAGGCGGCTTCGCAACACTCGGCGCTGCCGCGTTTGTGGCCGCCGTGTCGCCGCTGCGGCAAGCCGCCGAGGACAAGTCGGCGGCGGAGTTCATGCAGCAGCACTACACCGAGCTGTCGCCCCAGCAAAAGGCCGATGTGATCGCTCGATTGGAAGCCGAAGCGAAAGAGAACTACGGCGCAGACGTAACGATCGCCGACGACCGACCGATCCCTGGAACGAAATTTGTCTACGCGATCAACCTGAGTGTTTGCAACGGCAACGGCAAATGCGTTGAAGCTTGCCACAAAGAAAACAACCATGACCGCGACACCAACCAGTCGTATATCCGCGTGCTTGAAATGCCCAAGGGCACGATGGACATGGAAAAAGGCAACACGACTTACACCGGAGCCGTCCCTCAAGACGACAAGTTCTACTTGCCTGTTCAGTGCCAGCAATGCGACGAGCCACCGTGCGTTGACGTTTGCCCGGTGAAGGCGACGTGGAAGGAAGAGGATGGCATCGTCGTCGTGGACTACAACTGGTGCATCGGATGCCGGTATTGCGAAGCCGCTTGCCCCTATCACGCGCGTCGCTTCAACTGGAAAAAGCCAGAAGTGCCGGCCGACGAAGTCAATCCGGACCAGAGCTACTTGAGCAACCGTATCCGCCCGGTCGGTGTCGTCGAAAAGTGCACCTACTGCCTGCACCGAACTCGACGTGGCAAATTGCCCGCTTGCCTGGAAGCCTGCCCCACCGGCGCTCGCGTGTTCGGCAACATCCTCGATAAAGATTCCAACATCCGCTGGATCCTGGAAAACAAACGCGTTTACATCCTAAAGGAAGAACTCGGCACGAAACCGGCGTTCTTTTATTACTTCGATTGA
- the dsrP gene encoding sulfate reduction electron transfer complex DsrMKJOP subunit DsrP, whose translation MSSITTTPQPNEPNGKQSHITSYPKFIGRSLWLATEGSFAFYAWMTMLTALFLVGANAWANQVAGGMIATNMTDQVSWGLYIANFTFMVGLAAGGVMMVIPAYLYHDRKMHDVVIIGELLAIAAIVMCLMFVVADLGRPDRFWHMLPIVGKFNWPISMLTWDVIVLNGYLLLNLHICGYLLYMRFLGRKPNPTWYIPFVMLSIVWAISIHTVTAFLYCGLGGRPFWNTALLAPRFLASAFVSGPAFIIVSMVLIKRLTGVGGLDQPIATLTKIIRVTILINLLMVASELFTEFYTGGSHVSAAKYLFFGLHGKTALVPWTWTAIGLNVTAALLFLWPGLLRLRWRPLLVTACLMAFVGAWIEKGMGLIIPGFVPSTLHEIVEYVPSQLEWKVTVGIWAFGLMVFTVALKTALPTLKHPAEH comes from the coding sequence ATGAGCAGCATCACCACAACGCCACAGCCTAACGAGCCCAACGGAAAACAGTCGCACATCACCAGCTACCCGAAATTCATCGGGCGATCGTTGTGGTTGGCGACCGAAGGATCGTTTGCGTTCTACGCATGGATGACGATGTTGACCGCATTGTTCCTGGTCGGCGCAAACGCTTGGGCCAACCAAGTCGCGGGCGGAATGATTGCCACCAACATGACCGATCAAGTTTCGTGGGGACTCTACATCGCCAACTTCACCTTCATGGTCGGATTAGCGGCAGGCGGCGTCATGATGGTGATTCCGGCGTACCTGTATCACGACCGCAAGATGCACGATGTCGTCATCATTGGCGAACTGCTTGCCATTGCCGCCATCGTGATGTGCCTGATGTTCGTTGTCGCCGATCTCGGACGGCCCGATCGGTTCTGGCACATGCTGCCCATCGTCGGCAAATTCAACTGGCCGATCTCGATGTTGACCTGGGACGTGATCGTGCTCAACGGTTACCTGCTGTTGAATCTGCACATTTGCGGCTATCTGCTGTACATGCGATTTCTCGGTCGCAAGCCCAATCCGACGTGGTACATCCCGTTCGTGATGCTGTCCATTGTTTGGGCGATCTCGATTCACACCGTCACCGCGTTTCTTTACTGCGGCCTGGGCGGCCGACCGTTTTGGAACACGGCACTTCTTGCACCACGTTTCCTTGCATCCGCGTTTGTCTCCGGTCCCGCGTTCATCATCGTGTCGATGGTTCTGATCAAACGGTTGACCGGCGTGGGCGGACTCGACCAGCCGATCGCCACGCTCACCAAGATCATCCGCGTCACGATCCTGATCAATCTGTTGATGGTCGCCTCAGAACTGTTCACCGAATTCTACACCGGTGGATCGCACGTCAGCGCCGCGAAGTATCTGTTCTTTGGCTTGCACGGCAAAACCGCACTCGTCCCGTGGACCTGGACCGCGATCGGGCTGAATGTCACGGCGGCGTTGCTGTTCTTGTGGCCGGGGCTGTTGAGATTGCGCTGGCGGCCGTTGCTCGTCACCGCTTGTTTGATGGCGTTCGTCGGTGCTTGGATCGAAAAAGGTATGGGGCTAATCATTCCAGGATTCGTCCCTAGCACGCTGCACGAGATCGTCGAGTATGTCCCCAGCCAACTCGAATGGAAAGTCACGGTGGGAATCTGGGCGTTCGGGCTTATGGTATTCACCGTCGCCCTCAAAACTGCTCTCCCAACATTAAAGCATCCCGCTGAACACTGA
- a CDS encoding DUF1579 domain-containing protein codes for MPKPTQEHEWLVKFVGEWTTESKATMAPDQPPMQCTGTLTSRKLGGFWVLNEMKGEWSGDPMTGVQTIGYDEGKQKYVGTWVDSATAFMWQYTGNVDATGKVLTLEADGPNFMGDGKLTKFQDIYEFKSADEISMTSRMLDANGDWVTFMSGAAKRVK; via the coding sequence ATGCCAAAGCCGACTCAAGAGCACGAGTGGCTTGTGAAGTTCGTCGGAGAATGGACGACCGAGTCAAAAGCAACCATGGCCCCGGACCAGCCACCGATGCAATGCACTGGAACATTGACCTCACGCAAGCTCGGTGGATTCTGGGTGCTCAATGAAATGAAGGGCGAATGGTCCGGTGACCCGATGACTGGGGTTCAGACGATCGGCTATGACGAAGGGAAGCAGAAGTATGTCGGAACGTGGGTTGATTCGGCGACGGCCTTCATGTGGCAGTACACAGGCAACGTCGATGCGACCGGAAAGGTGTTAACACTCGAAGCTGACGGACCAAACTTCATGGGCGATGGCAAGCTGACGAAGTTTCAAGACATCTACGAGTTCAAATCGGCTGATGAGATCTCGATGACATCGAGGATGCTTGACGCAAATGGAGACTGGGTAACCTTCATGTCGGGTGCAGCGAAGCGAGTCAAGTAA
- a CDS encoding PQQ-binding-like beta-propeller repeat protein, translated as MKRSVTCLSISILLFAFCFAASPASAEHAFIANQGRKLFRFDENGSLDWEMEIGGAPHDMHVLPNGNLLTHEGTRVVEIDLQKKERVWSFDSKSLATESAVELHSIAPLPNGQVMVALSGEGKIYEIDRDGKVHHSITLKRDHPHPHRDTRLVRPLADGGYLVAQEGDGVVREYDHDGKITWEYDVPMFGKPAQGGHGPEAFGDAVFSALRLPNGNTLIGTGNGHSILEVTPAKEIVWQVHQNDLDGITLAWVTTLEVHPNGHIVIGNCHAGEDNPQLIEIDRDKKVHWQFKDFKHLGNAVSNSQTLSATSGVIR; from the coding sequence ATGAAACGAAGCGTCACGTGTCTTTCCATCTCTATCCTCCTCTTTGCCTTTTGTTTCGCCGCATCGCCCGCGTCGGCCGAGCATGCTTTCATCGCCAACCAAGGACGCAAGCTGTTTCGCTTTGATGAAAACGGCAGCCTTGATTGGGAGATGGAGATCGGCGGCGCACCGCACGACATGCACGTGCTGCCCAATGGGAACTTGCTGACGCATGAAGGCACACGCGTGGTCGAGATCGACCTGCAAAAGAAAGAGCGAGTTTGGTCGTTCGATTCCAAGTCGCTGGCGACCGAATCCGCCGTCGAACTTCACTCGATCGCTCCGCTGCCAAACGGTCAAGTGATGGTCGCCCTCAGCGGCGAAGGAAAGATCTATGAGATCGACCGAGACGGCAAGGTTCACCACAGCATCACGCTCAAACGCGATCACCCCCACCCCCACCGCGACACACGTCTGGTTCGTCCTTTGGCCGATGGCGGTTACTTGGTGGCACAAGAAGGCGACGGAGTGGTCCGCGAGTATGACCACGACGGCAAGATCACTTGGGAATACGATGTCCCGATGTTCGGCAAACCGGCCCAAGGCGGCCATGGCCCAGAAGCATTCGGAGACGCCGTTTTTAGCGCCCTGCGATTGCCCAACGGCAACACATTGATCGGCACGGGCAACGGCCACAGCATTTTAGAAGTCACACCGGCTAAGGAGATCGTGTGGCAAGTTCATCAAAACGATCTCGACGGCATCACGTTGGCTTGGGTGACGACTTTAGAAGTCCACCCCAACGGGCACATCGTGATCGGAAATTGTCACGCGGGCGAAGACAATCCGCAACTGATCGAAATCGATCGAGACAAAAAGGTGCATTGGCAATTCAAGGACTTCAAACACCTGGGCAACGCGGTGTCCAACTCGCAAACACTCAGCGCCACCTCCGGCGTGATCCGATAG
- a CDS encoding BON domain-containing protein produces MNFDHQRYSFALLSLAVVLCWGSSASAQNGDTSGSGTVGVGDATTISLGPVEADRSAFTLERGDTVGAATETGFGIGAESGGGGGAGGGAGFGGGGGGLGGLFGGLFGGLNQGASTSKPAVRVRLRSAVDVEPLPPAEVQATVSTRLSTVTKAPALRNVNVSMNGRTAVLTGAVRTEKDRRMSELLMRLEPGVSSVENRVSVLP; encoded by the coding sequence ATGAATTTCGATCACCAACGATACTCTTTCGCTCTTCTGTCACTGGCCGTCGTGCTTTGCTGGGGCTCCTCTGCGTCGGCACAAAACGGAGACACCTCGGGATCTGGGACCGTTGGCGTCGGCGATGCGACCACCATTTCGCTGGGACCAGTGGAAGCCGACAGGAGCGCCTTCACGCTCGAGCGTGGCGACACCGTTGGTGCGGCCACCGAAACCGGCTTCGGTATCGGAGCCGAGTCGGGCGGCGGCGGTGGTGCTGGCGGGGGAGCCGGCTTCGGCGGTGGAGGAGGAGGCCTGGGGGGCTTGTTCGGCGGCCTGTTTGGCGGACTCAATCAAGGTGCATCGACCAGCAAACCCGCTGTTCGCGTACGCCTTCGTTCGGCAGTGGACGTGGAGCCACTCCCACCAGCGGAGGTCCAAGCCACCGTTTCGACGCGGCTTTCTACGGTCACTAAAGCCCCGGCGCTACGAAACGTGAACGTCTCCATGAACGGACGCACGGCGGTTTTGACGGGAGCCGTTCGAACCGAGAAAGACCGCCGAATGAGCGAATTGCTGATGCGTTTGGAGCCCGGCGTCAGCAGCGTCGAAAACCGCGTCAGCGTGCTCCCCTAG